The Amblyomma americanum isolate KBUSLIRL-KWMA chromosome 3, ASM5285725v1, whole genome shotgun sequence genome window below encodes:
- the LOC144123188 gene encoding uncharacterized protein LOC144123188 produces the protein MKPTLLAFVVVCFAASSALVLPEEHESTFDETVGAAANRVGDEAILVGSILRDMARQLSEDEDLGDEEYFVRDLWTRAKDAVVQAGKKITDVATKAVKEASSTIKEATDKATEKAKEKTFEFLAKIFGKSLDSYAAKDYATRGDFFKGLCARIDELGQTLIKVGRKLRSQ, from the exons ATGAAGCCGACGTTGCTTGCATTCGTCGTCGTCTGCTTCGCTGCAA GCTCGGCCCTAGTGCTCCCTGAAGAACATGAGTCAACGTTCGACGAGACCGTGGGCGCTGCGGCTAACCGCGTAGGCGATGAAGCCATTCTTGTCGGGTCCATTCTCCGCGACATGGCAAGACAGCTGTCCGAGGACGAAGACCTTGGCGACGAG GAGTACTTCGTCAGGGACCTCTGGACAAGGGCAAAGGACGCTGTCGTTCAGGCCGGGAAGAAAATCACAGATGTGGCCACCAAAGCCGTAAAGGAAGCTTCCTCGACAATCAAGGAGGCCACAGATAAGGCTACAGAGAAGGCCAAGGAGAAGACATTTGAGTTTCTTGCGAAGATATTCGGAAAGTCTTTAGATAGTTACGCCGCTAAAGACTATGCAACGCGGGGTGATTTCTTCAAAGGGCTCTGTGCTCGTATCGACGAGCTTGGGCAGACACTTATAAAGGTGGGTAGGAAGCTACGCAGTCAGTAA